The sequence below is a genomic window from Ischnura elegans chromosome 2, ioIscEleg1.1, whole genome shotgun sequence.
GTAAAATTAacgtttttcataaattattctgaaaaatttttttttgaacgTTTTGGTGTTGTCAGTTGTGCTTTTGTACCCTTGCTGTTTTCTACCGCTTGTTGTTGTGTTTCATACCACCCACATGTGGGAACCACTATTGCGAAAGACTTGAGAGCGGTCCCTAGACAAAAGAATACGTTGCCAAAAAAGTAGGATGAAAGGGATATATGTTTAATGAGGCAAGAACGTTTGAGTTACAAGtaatatttaaagtattctaTAATCATCTGGGATTTCTTCTATTTCCACCTTCAAATTTGGTCATGAGCAAGTAGCCGATATGGTGGGGAATAACTTTCAGAAACCAGTTATTAAATGACAATCTATTGCTCCTTTGTAAGAAAATGTGTATCTATTACAGGCAATAGTTCTTAAGATATCTTCCATTCTGGGATTCCATTTTCATGCGTTCATAGTCACTCTCCATACCTGATTGTAACATAATTTGGACAATTTCAATGGTGGAGCCACTAAACGCATCTTCCCTCTAGCTCGCAGCTACTAAGATCTTTCCTTTTGGAATTATGTGTCCATTCATGGTTTAAACTATCCTCTGTGttcttccaaatattttaacTCATACAAAGAATcttgaaactattgaaattattcAGGTCATACTAACCAATACCAGCAAATGTACTGCTACTGCAATCAAAAGCTTTTAGCACACTATGggtggtaaaaaaattgaatgctaatGGTTCGTAGGTTTCTGATCACAAGCAGATACCACCCTATTCTGGGCAACTATGGCAGAACTTTCCTTTAGCATTCTCATATGAAATGAATCTCTCAAATACTGTAGTTACCGATTAGGCTTGGTAGCTGTAAAATTTCATGTAGGACTTCTTGTTTCTTATCAAATGTAAAATTACCAAGGAATCCACTTTACTAATTGAGCATAGAATTGATTGCTCATTGGAGTTATCATTGTCATTTTGTTGCATCTCTCATCTATTATTTGTTTTCTCCTCACGCCAGCATATGTATTGGCCTTTGACCAGTTGTGCTGGATGCAAGTTgttattgttttctttgttttttattgtcttttattTGAAATCCTTTTATGTATTTGTAGTGATGATCCAGATGTAACTTTGTTCAGAGTTGAGTAAAATTTTCccttaaagttaataaaatcaaacaaatagAAATGAACTTTGCTGGAATTAGTACGTTGCTGAAAATTTAGGCCAATATTGCCTTTGTTATTTCTCTGGGTTTCATTTCATTGAGAAGATTGCtcatattttgaattgatttcaGAGACTATGAAATGAATAGTGTAAATTCAGTTGCTTTTCGTTTTTATCAgtgaaataattatggaaaattagGGTCGTGGAattaatacagtaaaattcggttataacgcgggtctagggggacatagtttacacccgcgttatcggacaaccgcgttataacgggaaatacgtgggaagcaataaaaaaactagagatgtgcgaatagtatccgcgaatactcgaatacctcgaatattagaaagtattcgatattcgaggtttcgaatagttatgcgaaaagtaccgcctcgaatacctcgaatactttgaatttcgcgtcatacactgtcgcacgtacgtcgttggtagttgactcggaaaaatgtagagatctgtagtcatttagtgctcgcagcgccgttttacgcaagttgacgaattacatcaaattcgtggattttagcggtgaaaagagttcgacgaggggaaccgaaaatggtcgggtgaaaaaatccgaaaatccccgattccccccaccaggagaacctcagtgccgtgggatagcaaccttagggcatttcccacgatccgctatccccctccattcagcacttgcctcaaccactctgaagctttcctcttctccgaaatcaaacaaaaggtcccagctcgcgcagggatcgcattacgaagacccctgctccgaaaaaaatatcgagttacgagaacaataaaaacgtgtttcacgccctccccccttttctcacccactgacctttttctggctacctgcttcgaagttacccatttctggaggtcaactgctgtgtgagtaccgcgggatacttacattagcgcatttcccaagatccggtatccctctccattcagcactagcccccctctgaggctttcctcttcttcaaaaaaaaaaggtcactgctcgcgcagggatcatattacgaagaccttggcttcgaaaaaaataccaagttacacgagaacaatagaaacgtgtttcgggccctcccttttctcccccactgaccttttttttcctaccagcttcgaagttccccatttctgcggaggtcaaccgctgcatgagtcatctattagcacaaaaggtgtctaagaatgactttcgtcaattgatgttacacctttattgcattgaaatattagtaatgtgcgcgtaatttcaaaaagattaagaccaaacacgacgaatttctgagtttatttaagcattttacgcaaagaaataaatgtcaaaatacgacggagacttagcattctggcgaaactcgatatgagcagcagagcttctccgaagttgatgaggtatttttttccgaaaacatacatatatcaagttacaatttatgagtggtgctataaatatttattgttacagtcacagacgaagggatattttctcagaatatttgttttctccctgatagcaattccaattcatcttcttatctcgtgagaactccgaaagatggactgaaaataattgaagaaaatccagtggaaaagagcttgtattttgcaaaatgcctcagattgtcagctagcacttggcagcaggagtgggggcaaagcgatgttagttgaattaattatatgcccatcaattgtttccataaaattaaaatattcattaatcagctaaattcctgttcgaatcatttaaaggaaatcaaaattactccccaaaatcttgtgttgcctgctgcataggcaaccgagtcaaataatccagcattcatcatttagtattcgaggtattcgaaattcgaggtattcgaatattcgagcaatgatttaatattcgaattcgatattcgaattcgagaaatctgctattcgacccatctctaaaaaaaacccttaaaggtaatttttatagccaatttatttgcgtaatacattattaaaatatttattttatgatttagatgctctactttaacgggagttactaaaatactcggatattttcttttgccgcgatagttgatggcttttctttgtcacgtaattttttatgctttgcaagtgcaacagatgaatactatcgcaatcactttgtccctccaaccaattcatcaattcactaatattatgtaataaatggccaatttttggcatctcgacctcacattcgttttcttcattctcgctctcatcttccgatgatgcagctgtttttgcgcggctctggactgcagccacaatttcttcgtcactcttataagcagatacaggagtttcctcgtcttcgcgaacccaggcctcgagatcactcacaaatagtttattagaaagaacatctgaagcttcacgtgcgtcctcttccgtgaaacccaaaaactcgtcttcgtcttccatgccATCGCCtgctgtatactcgcactttgaccagcaatttaggattgtagctgaagttattttcttccatgccaatccaatattataagccatattcttcagggtgactgttttcagatattcttgtacctgcagttctgaatttatgacactagtgagcaattcccgccgataatgggctttaaatgctctaattatcccttgatccatgggctgaataagagctgtcgtattttttggtaaaaacgaagccactattttgccatccctcgatatcaagagctcagaagacggatgggccggacagttatctaacagaagtagagccttctcttctaacttttttgatcttaagtggctcttaaccgatggaacaaaatcctcattgaaccaagataaaaaaatgtctcgagtcatccaggcattctgactgtttttgtaatttatgggtagtgctgtcatattaacgtgcttgaagcaccgaggacttcgatttttaccaatgcacagaggttttaacttgtgacttcctgatttgttcgcgcacagtaataaagtcactctttctttgctcatttttattccggatttatttgccgacttcttaatatcaagtgattttgtaggaagcaatctgtagtagagagcggtttcatcgcagttattcaattgctcttcagtgtactcaccctcatcaatcatcttgcgtaaagtcccacagaattctctagctgcttcactgtcactggaacgagattctccttgcatgttaacttgcgctaccccgtggcgaattttccacctcgatagccagccagcagaagcaacaaaatcatgagcaccacctatttgtttatttaatttaattgcctgtgcttgtaaaagtggaccagataatggaacaccttcactgcgcttctgaacaaaccacgtgaacaaacattcatccacatcaccagcagcactcaatctggccttttttctatcaagtcctatttcgtcatccacttgatcaacgaatgatcgtaatttaacttcttctttcatccaaccacgaatagttccttcaggaaaaccaaactccctgaataaacttgattttgaatcaccgcgtttcactctgtcgattatgcccaacttttcttttattgtgtaagttttccttttggcagacatcgttttaaccctaaaatcaatgaaaattttcgtaaaaaagtaattttcatattcatattaagacaaaggtaaaacagcccattcattattaaatgctcgaagcctgtgagcattgagtacctaccttggtttgagcgccgcggtgcgaacgtacgaatgagaattatctcaatctcccagaatctcgaaaattattatagccgtgcaacacacttttcagctcgagttcgcaagacacaatgaccgatcaggcattaccgagttttttttatggctacgaaacaatgtatggaatacgtcgccaaccgcgttaatacagtcgcttgaagttgcgacgcgtcggtagtcacgccgagataaaattcgccacaaagttacctacctcaaaaaaaaaggtcaatgttatcatctcgggggacatggtgagacccgcggtatatccgaaaccgcggtaaagtgaggcgcgtaataaccggaatttactgtatttCCATTTAACTTAGTGTTCTTGGCCCTGTTTGGCATTTAATACCAGGCAGGTATTGAAGTTTTGAttgatttcaacatttttattctagGTTATTACTTGTGGAATTTgcaaaaaggaaacaaaattagATACTTTCAAGCCAGAAAAAagcgttttgaaaaaaatcaataattcttTAGAGGAAGTACCCACTGatataaggaagaaaaagaaaaggcaATCCAAAGATCCAACTGCAGGTCTAATAATTCcaccaaattttcatttgaaggAAAAGTTTAGTGGAAAGCACAAGGTACTTTAAACAAATGATATAAGTATATAAGTAGTTTATCAATAAAGTAGCTTATATTTCTTAAACTCTGGGGAAATGCCCTTCAGGAAAGTAAGTATGCAATCATCCTAAGAAGATATCTCCTCTCTGGTTACTGATATCAAATTAATCAGGTATTGTTTGTCAGGTGTGGCCTCTAGTTACATCCACtactaaattatgtatttaaCGAATCATTACATAATGCAATTATTTCTTGATggcccatacaaaaaaatcttgctgcaactgtactaaagctgcactgtaactgtgctaaagggactgtactgtgactctacttaaactgcacttaaattgaaacatcgtagtacagttatagcacagtcacagtgcagttgccatagcacagtcagagtgatGTAACGTTCACTTCTTCGCGTTCTTAGAGTCGATCGTATATTGACGTATCTATCAAATAGCATAGAATTCATAGGATGAGATCATGTTAACAAATAATGATACAACACAAATGCTGTGCAGCAAAGATGGCGGAGTATctgcggaagttgttcttttgatcctagtttaccaaaataataagcaagttgGAGTTATGCATTGCCATAGTAATGTCaacatacaatttttaaatattttatgcattcattttatcGTATGGAAATGATAATTAACCATATTATGAAatgatatagtaaatattttcttccatcaaTGGCTGGTAAAAGTAACCATCCAGCCCTATTGCAGTCCAGTTTGACAGTTTCAGTCATGTTACCCATCCCAGTCacagtacagttccagtcatgttatcCAGCCCCGTCACGGTGCAGTTGGAGCCTGAGTGCAGTTTCAATCATGTTATCCAGCCCTGTCAGAGTGCAGTTTGTGCCTTAGtgcagttccagtcatgttacccagcccagtcacagtgcagtttGAGTCACAGTACAGTTCAAGTCATGTTATCCAGCCCTGCCACAGTGCAGTTTTAGCCTTAGtgcagttccagtcatgttacccagcccagtcacagtgcaggcggagctctagcacagttccaGCACAGTGATTCAGCACTGTTACaatacagttcttctcaaattccagctgccatagtacagtctagcacagaaaagtgtactgtaactgtgctaaacaCAGGGTTTAGTCCAGTTAAAGTGCAAATTTAGTGCAGTCatagcacagatttttttgtatgggggGTTATCAAGCATCTGAAATGTATTAATATTAAGCATGAGTTTGGTACTCTATAAATATTATTAGAAGTGGGGCAGCAAGGGGGTGTCAGGgtataaacccccctccccagagcttagagaaatttttttaaataaaaatattttaatgtgaaaaattttgtaagttatattaaGGGGAGGGATGACTCACAAGCAAAACATCACATTATGCATACAGTcctgaaactcaccattttggaccatttattttaatagttttctgGGGGAGTGCcgctgcacctcccgcttaccctggtgggaaGTCAACAACGCCAATATTTGTTTTGCCTAAAAAAAACCCCTTATACTTAATTCCCTGCGGCACCcctattattacatattttagaaattaatattcCTCCTTCTTTTGAGAATCAAAAGATTTTCTTTCAGAGTTATTTTTAACAGCAATAATGCATTTGAGTGAAActgaaaaggatattttttttattgtacggTTGTAATCGTGAGATGTGAGTATCTGGTCTTTCAAGAAGAAGAATCACTCTCACTCttggttttttttcatttttctaaaatttatcttCTTGGATCTCATTTTAATTAACTATTCTGgtacatatcatttttaaatgcattaattttctttccattcaagTGTTGTCCTGATTATCAGATAAATATGAGGAATACATTTAGATTGAAAGCTGTAGGATTGTAAAGAGTTTTTAGGGGCTGTGATTGATGTTACTGTTGGTGTTGATTTATATCTCCAATGCAATTAGTTATTTTctcttcataaaatttctttaagtAGTCGGAATAAGAAGGCATTAATCTGTGGATgatttcatcataaaagaaataatttgataaGCATTTGTGTCACAGAATGAATGTGTTTGAAAAACAAGCCTTtacttttaataacttttgtttgttttcaattttattcctgcAGAAAGGAGCTGGCTCTCCCAGTGTTGATAGATTGAGAAATGAAAGCCCACCTATCACTCCTATGTCTTCTAGGAGTGTTGTTGAAACAAGCACTCCTTTTCGAAAAGAGTTTATGATCTCCAGGATGAATCAGAAAAGAAAGAGTGAATCACCAAGCTTGAAGAATATCAGTATGCCAAGGTCTACCAAAAAGACTGATAGTTCATCTCCAAGAGGTGCCTTAAATAAGCTAATTAACAGCAATAAAATGGGTGATATGTTTTCCAAAGCTAGTCCCAGTTCTGAGAGtccattatcaaaatttttaagtagCTTATAATCTGAAACTCAGCCCATTTAGTGAAAATTGGTCTTGCATTAAGATTATGATTTCTTTTTGGCTAAAAACAATCAACTGTTAGTTGAAAATTACATACATAGGACATGAATTAAGTGAGATAATATTTAATCTTAtttgtacaaaataataaaaaagttaatgtGGACCCTTGATATCATTCCAATcatttttccttttgatattgtattggtaaataatatcattcAGTCTTCAGTGAATGTTCTTGATTTTTTGTCTCCATCACAGTGCATGggatgcatttcattttcatccttgCGTCCGTTCCAAGGCTGTACCTTGGCAGTTGCAAACAATAAATATGGCAGACTTGTAATTATGTATATTGCAGCTGCTATCCAGAAAATAGAATGCCAACCATCCGGTGAACCCtgtgaaaaaattgataatttgttTGTGAAAGTGCTGAATATGAATTTATGTTAAAAGACATTTATGGGTGCATTATCTGCCCATTTGTAAGGATTTTTGCGAAAGAAACTGAATTTCTTTGATGAAATCTTCATTATcacagaaatttatattcatctcaGCTTCCTAAAAGAACGGCTTCGTTATTATGGCATGGTCTCAATAGGCATTTGTTTacaaaatatgtttgatttttgaaaaattttacatggcGACAGTATGTTTCATTGCAAAAGAAACTCAAAGTGATTATCAAAATGAATTTCTGTGCAAATTTTTTCCTTGTGATCTGCTCAGGTCGGAACAAAACATTGGCAAGAAAAGCATTGGTGGAAGTAGTTTTTTCGAGGTGGGTCCTGAGATGGTGCCTCATTTTATTGCTATAGCTTAACTTTTTAATCTTTTGCTCTTGGGTTGGATTTAATAATAGAATTTAATATAGTGGGCCACTATATATGCTATGAATGCAGTAACAATAAAAGTCACACACTCCAACAATTCATATTGTGAAGTGAGCTGGCACTGGAAATTTATCGTGCTACATTTTTTTGCTGATCATATAAGATTTTATACTTAAATCCCGGTTACTCTACAATCAGTCTTATAACACAGTAATAATTGCAATAACTGATTGCAAAAGACAGGATGAGTGGAATTTTTGAGGTTGCATGCAAATTAGCAGccacagtaaaaaaatcaaacttttaacCCTTAGGCCGCCTTCACACTACGCCGCTGAGCGGCGCTGCAGATGGAAATACATTGAGAGCAATGGGAGCCTTCACACTACGCCGCAGAACGCGCGGCGCCGCGACCCGCTGCTAGCGGCTACTAGTAGCCACCAGCGGCGACCGCTAGCGGCTCTGTTTCCCTTCACACTATGCCGCCACAGCAGCGCCGCAGCATGCAGGGCCGTAGCCAGGAATATTGGCCAGAGGGGGGCAGTCAGGGTGTCAAGTCGGGCAACAAGGATACGTTACTTTGGGGGGTATAGTGTATACAATtggaaaatgctttcatttcaaattctttcttttgaaacatacaacacaagaaatgtataagtaaaaattgaaactaatttGTAGCATAAACACTTTTGTAACAGTTTTTAGACAAGATAACTTGGAAACCCAGGTCAGGCGAAAATTTTACCAGTCTGGTCGACACATCCAGGTCGTACGGTCGGTCGCCAGTTGATGCACGAGTGTTCTGAGAGAAGTTGTCGCTGCCTCGcgttttaattaaaatggaaacaGGTGTAGATAGCATTAATGCTGAACGCTTCATAACAAGTATTGAAAATCAACCAGCGCTTCGGGATTCTTCCCATGCTTTCTACAGTGACAGAGTGGCCAAAAGGAACGCATGGGAGTCTTctgttttttcgttttctttcgtCG
It includes:
- the LOC124153932 gene encoding uncharacterized protein LOC124153932, which translates into the protein MESAQIEYLWKAMALIPGSQLDSHILRCHLMSVCRTLDRVGDAQIPTKITQKSSMCQHCSNIWKHGFFSVKVLPEKKRPKSIERIVSRYANNPSSLRKFELGLAMKYARRKNILVITCGICKKETKLDTFKPEKSVLKKINNSLEEVPTDIRKKKKRQSKDPTAGLIIPPNFHLKEKFSGKHKKGAGSPSVDRLRNESPPITPMSSRSVVETSTPFRKEFMISRMNQKRKSESPSLKNISMPRSTKKTDSSSPRGALNKLINSNKMGDMFSKASPSSESPLSKFLSSL